In a genomic window of Spirochaetota bacterium:
- a CDS encoding glutamine synthetase, with protein MDKDKEYILKLAHENRVKFIRFWFTDILGFLKSFAITVDELEDALEEGVRFDGSTLHGFIRRDETEMIAVPDTSTFQILPWRPKEDSVARMFCDIYLTDMTPYEGDSRFILKRNLKKASEKGLTFYTGPEIEFFFFKSAQSPEILDRGGYFDLTPLDVATDYRRQTVLNLEQMDIGVISSHHEGAYSQHEIDLRHDDALTTADNIMTFKLVAKEVGLLNNIYASFMPKPLADQNGSGMHIHQSLFREDENIFFDPKAPEFLSQTGRYYIAGLLKHSREFFAITNQWVNSYKRLLYGFEAPVHASWSTRCDTALVRVPQCKQDKPRSMRVELRNPDPACNPYLMFSAILACGLKGIEEKYELPAPIDTSPNIGNRRELRKLGYEVLPLQLDEALTYLEKSPLMHETLGGTIVDTFVENKLLELERFNAHITDYEINEYLSIL; from the coding sequence ATGGACAAGGACAAGGAGTACATACTCAAGCTGGCGCACGAGAACCGGGTCAAGTTCATCCGGTTCTGGTTCACCGATATCCTGGGCTTCCTGAAAAGCTTCGCCATCACCGTGGACGAGCTCGAGGACGCGCTCGAAGAGGGCGTGCGCTTCGACGGCTCGACCCTGCACGGCTTCATCCGGCGCGACGAGACCGAGATGATCGCCGTGCCCGATACGTCCACCTTCCAGATACTGCCGTGGCGTCCCAAGGAAGATTCCGTCGCGAGGATGTTCTGCGACATCTACCTGACCGATATGACCCCCTATGAAGGGGACTCCCGCTTTATATTGAAACGCAATCTCAAGAAGGCCTCGGAAAAGGGCCTCACCTTCTATACCGGTCCCGAAATCGAATTCTTCTTTTTCAAAAGCGCCCAGTCGCCCGAGATCCTGGACCGGGGCGGCTACTTCGACCTCACGCCCCTGGACGTCGCGACCGACTACCGCCGCCAGACGGTGCTCAACCTGGAGCAAATGGACATCGGGGTGATTTCGTCGCATCACGAGGGCGCCTACAGCCAGCACGAGATCGACCTGCGCCACGACGACGCGCTCACGACCGCGGACAACATCATGACCTTCAAGCTTGTCGCCAAGGAGGTGGGGTTACTTAACAACATCTACGCCTCCTTCATGCCCAAGCCCCTTGCCGACCAGAACGGCTCCGGGATGCACATCCACCAGTCGCTGTTCCGGGAGGACGAGAATATATTCTTCGATCCCAAGGCGCCGGAATTCCTGAGCCAGACGGGGCGCTATTACATCGCGGGCCTGTTGAAACACAGCCGGGAATTTTTCGCCATTACCAACCAGTGGGTCAATTCGTACAAGCGTCTTCTCTACGGTTTCGAGGCGCCGGTCCACGCCTCGTGGAGCACGCGCTGCGACACCGCCCTGGTGCGGGTTCCCCAATGCAAACAGGACAAGCCGCGCAGCATGCGCGTGGAGCTGCGTAACCCCGATCCGGCATGCAATCCCTACCTCATGTTCTCCGCGATCCTCGCCTGCGGCCTGAAGGGAATAGAAGAAAAATACGAGCTCCCGGCGCCCATAGACACAAGCCCCAACATAGGCAACAGGAGAGAGCTCAGGAAACTCGGCTACGAGGTGCTCCCGTTGCAGCTCGACGAGGCGCTTACGTACCTCGAAAAGAGCCCGCTCATGCACGAGACCCTGGGCGGGACTATCGTCGATACGTTCGTCGAAAACAAGCTGCTCGAGCTCGAGCGCTTCAACGCCCACATCACCGATTACGAGATCAACGAATACCTTTCCATTCTCTGA
- a CDS encoding DUF4899 domain-containing protein, with protein sequence MTPDQVSDKAQEDGFFIIKARFKAQALNLYGLVLVVFNRKNQIDNFNVVVSSSAALFDFEPHIGWEKYEEAIMGTKWEGNFNTSMTTSIMDQVKTLTYQDKQRVLLYDSIAAYDYDSVEIFMSDLIYRIIHDKNLILEIGLQEVTVDAFKDAKESRATPREAQPKAQVASPSSNFKVEDGSVILPLVPILAPVKGKPLYELRVGDRIMTRILANSDREQYFIDLLDLRTENHVKPVPSEIIDIKANSKTDPIEILVEIGPGIYGRVIEEERQVKLRMYDPQTDGPLTRKGIEKAKTGKAPAAKARSADEPSGIFRMNYLIYVLFAIIVVIFTILVFLSL encoded by the coding sequence ATGACCCCCGATCAAGTCTCTGACAAGGCGCAGGAAGACGGTTTTTTCATAATCAAGGCGCGGTTCAAGGCCCAGGCACTGAACCTGTACGGCCTCGTCCTCGTCGTGTTCAACAGGAAAAACCAGATCGACAACTTTAACGTGGTGGTATCGTCCTCGGCCGCGCTCTTCGATTTCGAGCCGCACATCGGCTGGGAAAAATACGAAGAAGCCATCATGGGCACCAAGTGGGAGGGGAACTTCAACACCAGCATGACCACCTCCATCATGGACCAGGTCAAGACCCTCACCTACCAGGACAAGCAGCGCGTATTATTATACGATTCCATCGCCGCCTACGATTATGACAGCGTAGAGATCTTCATGTCCGATCTCATCTACCGCATAATCCACGACAAAAACCTCATCCTGGAAATAGGCCTCCAGGAGGTGACCGTGGACGCGTTCAAGGACGCGAAGGAAAGCCGCGCGACGCCCCGGGAGGCCCAGCCCAAGGCCCAGGTCGCCTCCCCTTCATCGAACTTCAAGGTTGAAGATGGATCGGTGATTTTGCCGCTCGTGCCCATACTCGCGCCGGTCAAGGGCAAGCCGCTCTACGAGTTGCGCGTGGGCGACCGCATAATGACCCGCATACTCGCGAATTCCGACCGCGAGCAATACTTTATCGACCTCCTCGACCTCCGCACCGAGAACCACGTCAAGCCCGTGCCCTCGGAGATCATCGACATCAAGGCGAACAGCAAGACCGATCCCATCGAGATACTCGTCGAAATCGGCCCCGGGATTTACGGCCGCGTAATCGAGGAAGAGCGCCAGGTAAAGCTGCGGATGTACGATCCCCAGACCGACGGCCCCCTCACGCGGAAGGGCATCGAGAAGGCAAAAACCGGCAAGGCCCCCGCGGCCAAAGCGCGGAGCGCCGATGAGCCTTCCGGCATTTTCCGCATGAATTACCTCATATACGTGCTCTTCGCCATCATCGTGGTCATCTTCACGATCCTGGTTTTCCTAAGCCTCTAG